The Terriglobales bacterium genomic interval CATCTCCGGGGCATTGAGCAGCTTGCCTTCGAGCGAGTAGGTCCATCCGTGGTAGCCGCAGCGGAAAACCTTGCGCGAGCCGCACCCCTCCGCCGGAGGGCCGGCGCGGTGGCGGCAGACGTTGTAGAACGCTCGCAGCTCACCGGCGGTGTCACGCACCACGAGTAGCGGCTCTCCCACAAGGTCCAACGTGATGTAATCGCCCGGCTTGGCAAGCTGCCGGACGTGCCCGACTACCTGCCAGGTGCGGGCGAAGATCTTGTCCTTCTCATCGGCCAGCACCGCCGGGTCGGTGTAGAGATTCGAGGGGAGCGTCCAGGCACGGCCGAGTGTGGGATCCACTTTCATGGCCGGAAGATTCTAACCGCTCAGGCGGCGGGACGGTCACCTCAAAGCAGGTGCGGGCTGGCGGGCTTCCAGGCGCTTCAGGCCGAGCAGTGCCGCCCCGATAGCACACACCTCATCGCAGCCCTCGGGGACGTGGACTGAGACACCGAGCCGCTCTTCCAGCGCCCGGACCATCCCCCGTTGCCGGGCTACTCCACCGAGGAAGGTGAGCTCCTTGCCCATACCCACGCGCTTCAACAGCAGCGAGGCGCGGTCGGCCAGGGAATCGTAAATGCCGCGCAGGATGTCCTCGACGCCCACCCCGGCACTGACGTGGTTGATGATCTCGCTCTCCGCCAGCACCGCGCACACGCTGGAGATAGGCTGCGGGTTCTCCGCTTTGAGCGCCAGCTCGCCGACATCCTCCACCCGCACCTCAAGATACTTGGCGGCGCGCACGATGAAGCTGCCGGAGCCGGCGGCGCACTTGTCGTTGCTTTTGAACTGCGCCACCCGCCCGCCCTCGGTGAGCCGGATGGCGCGCGTGGATTGACTGCCGATGTCGAGCACCGTGGTGGTGGCGGAAACCAGGAAGCGGGCGCCGCGGGCGGCGCTGGTGATCTCGGTGATCTGGATGTCGCGGAAGGGCGCCGCATAGCGGCCGAAGCCGGTAGTGGCAATGTACACATCGATGAGTCTGACCCCGGCCTGCTGGGTGGCGAGTTCCAGCGCCATGTGGGCGGCGCGCTCGAGCTGCACGCCGGTCTTGACCACACCCCGCCCGATGACCCGTGGTGAGGTTCCATCGGCTTGCATCACCACCGCTTTGGTCATCGCCGAGCCGATATCAATGCCCGCGACCAGTCGCATGCGCCCCCTTCCAGATGCCGGTCTCGAAACTCTGGTCCATCTTCTCCAGCGCGAACAAAGCGGCCCCGATGGCGCCCACGAAATGGGCATCGGGGCTGACTTGAAGTGTCACTCCAAGGACTTCTTCCAAGGCCCTGACCATGCCGATGTTGCGGGCCACGCCTCCGGTCAAGGTCAGGTCCGGCTCCAAGGGCACCCGGCGGGCCAGCGAGACGGTGCGGCGGGCGATCGCCAGGTGCACCCCGCGCAGAATGTCCTCGGCTTTCTTCTCCTGCGCCAGATAGGAGAGGATGTCGGACTCGACGAACACGGTGCACACGGTCGTGATCTTCACCGGGCGTGTGCCCTCGAGCGACAGCGGCCCGACCTCGTCCAGGGAAAGTCCCATGACCTCCGCGGCATTGGCCAGGAAGCGGCCTGTGCCGGCGGCGCACTTGTCGTTCATCACGAAATCCAGGACCTCGCCGTCGGCGCCGACACTGATGGCCTTCGAGTCCTGCCCGCCCATGTCGATGACGGTGCGGGTGCCGGGATAGAGGAAGTGCGCTCCCCGGGCGTGGCAACTGATCTCCGTCATCTGGGCATTGCCGAAGGTGATCTTGTAGCGGCCGTAGCCGGTGCCGACCACGAAGCCAACGTCTTGCGCCGCGATGCCGGCCTC includes:
- a CDS encoding acyl-CoA dehydratase activase, encoding MRLVAGIDIGSAMTKAVVMQADGTSPRVIGRGVVKTGVQLERAAHMALELATQQAGVRLIDVYIATTGFGRYAAPFRDIQITEITSAARGARFLVSATTTVLDIGSQSTRAIRLTEGGRVAQFKSNDKCAAGSGSFIVRAAKYLEVRVEDVGELALKAENPQPISSVCAVLAESEIINHVSAGVGVEDILRGIYDSLADRASLLLKRVGMGKELTFLGGVARQRGMVRALEERLGVSVHVPEGCDEVCAIGAALLGLKRLEARQPAPALR
- a CDS encoding acyl-CoA dehydratase activase encodes the protein MRYAAGVDVGSTQTKSVIMRDNGNGAPKIVTRGLVDTGANVQRAAEHGFHQACREAGIAAQDVGFVVGTGYGRYKITFGNAQMTEISCHARGAHFLYPGTRTVIDMGGQDSKAISVGADGEVLDFVMNDKCAAGTGRFLANAAEVMGLSLDEVGPLSLEGTRPVKITTVCTVFVESDILSYLAQEKKAEDILRGVHLAIARRTVSLARRVPLEPDLTLTGGVARNIGMVRALEEVLGVTLQVSPDAHFVGAIGAALFALEKMDQSFETGIWKGAHATGRGH